GGCGAGCACCCAACGGTCCAGGCCCCACCAGCCGGCCACCCGCCAGCCCAGCACCAGCCACGTCGCCAGGATGAACAGCAGCGGGTTGGTGCTGACCGTGCCCGCCAGCAGGTAGCTGGCATTCATCACGCCGCCGAAGAAGGCCGCAATGCCGGTCAACAACCCCATGATCAGCGCGGTTCCGACCACCACCTCGCCGTAGGCCACCAGATACGAGAAAACGGCAGCGT
Above is a genomic segment from Deinococcus aerophilus containing:
- a CDS encoding DoxX family membrane protein, whose amino-acid sequence is MQNVALPNAAVFSYLVAYGEVVVGTALIMGLLTGIAAFFGGVMNASYLLAGTVSTNPLLFILATWLVLGWRVAGWWGLDRWVLARFGVRPGPVSKMEPGS